Proteins encoded in a region of the Kosmotoga arenicorallina S304 genome:
- a CDS encoding Gfo/Idh/MocA family protein, translated as MEKLRLAIIGCGIAARELHLPALKKLRDRIEIVALASRTREKAKRLSQMIEPEPRVFDTVDELMLSGIAEAVDLALPTILNPEFIEKALKCDLHVIAEKPIAINVENGKKVLALAKRSNKVLYIAENYRHIPVYKKACKMIASAEIGKPVFFFWKSTKEMKEKNKYAMTSWRKEPAHIAGFISDAGVHHIAAARTMLGDIEEVSAYLKRVRDYLGAEDTITMNLLFENGAIGNYIASYGLEFGNEISIIGTEGNMYIEGNKIKVFTAGSQKTMEAPNSDGFFEEFSDFYDVVKFGKENLLGSPAQALKDLTVIEAAVKSFRERELVKVARLLE; from the coding sequence ATGGAAAAACTCAGGCTCGCGATAATAGGGTGTGGCATTGCAGCAAGGGAGTTGCACCTTCCTGCACTGAAAAAACTAAGAGATCGTATAGAAATAGTAGCCCTTGCAAGCCGGACACGTGAAAAGGCAAAGCGACTGTCTCAAATGATAGAACCAGAACCCAGAGTTTTTGATACCGTCGATGAACTCATGCTTTCAGGTATTGCCGAAGCGGTTGACCTTGCTCTCCCCACGATTTTAAATCCCGAGTTCATTGAAAAGGCTCTGAAATGTGACCTGCATGTGATAGCAGAAAAACCAATTGCCATTAACGTGGAAAACGGGAAGAAAGTTCTCGCACTTGCGAAAAGAAGCAACAAAGTTCTTTACATAGCCGAGAATTACAGGCACATTCCGGTGTACAAGAAAGCCTGTAAAATGATAGCTTCGGCAGAAATAGGTAAACCTGTATTTTTTTTCTGGAAAAGCACTAAAGAGATGAAGGAAAAAAACAAGTATGCAATGACCTCATGGCGAAAAGAACCGGCTCATATTGCTGGCTTTATATCCGATGCGGGAGTGCACCACATCGCAGCAGCCAGGACAATGCTTGGTGATATTGAAGAGGTATCGGCTTACTTGAAAAGAGTCAGAGACTACCTCGGAGCAGAAGACACAATAACCATGAATTTGCTCTTTGAAAATGGAGCAATCGGAAATTACATCGCATCTTACGGTCTGGAATTCGGAAATGAGATATCCATTATCGGGACAGAAGGGAATATGTACATCGAAGGTAATAAAATCAAAGTATTTACAGCAGGAAGTCAAAAAACTATGGAAGCCCCAAATAGTGATGGGTTTTTTGAAGAATTTTCAGATTTCTATGATGTGGTGAAATTCGGCAAGGAAAACCTGCTTGGTTCTCCTGCCCAGGCTTTGAAAGACCTTACGGTAATAGAGGCTGCCGTTAAATCTTTTAGAGAGAGAGAACTTGTAAAAGTTGCCAGATTACTGGAATGA